A window from Oceanibaculum indicum P24 encodes these proteins:
- a CDS encoding bluetail domain-containing putative surface protein, translating into GTAADSLLGRAGADTIVGGDGNDTIQGDGVSVAAATATAEVQRFTVNGGADAGGDNVITVGGVDVAIGDSATTVTIAATIAAAEAAIKGGNANIDTVTANGADVTVTYKNTAGDVANITVIDKGLSTGAIFSAVSEITKGAAASAATIGDGGDAAGADILTGGAGNDTFRFVAGTSHDTVTDSITDLNLGSDVVAGQVDTLVFQNAGATVSVVTLADGVQANVTAAASLTAAAGLVAAAAATDGATALFTYGTDSYVFHNVDGNGTFNAAADILVKVTGVTGTLDASDIALL; encoded by the coding sequence GGCACAGCGGCAGACTCGCTGTTGGGCCGCGCCGGTGCTGACACCATCGTTGGTGGTGATGGCAACGACACGATCCAGGGCGATGGTGTCAGTGTTGCGGCGGCGACTGCAACCGCGGAAGTCCAGAGATTCACAGTTAACGGTGGAGCTGATGCCGGCGGCGACAATGTTATCACGGTCGGTGGTGTTGACGTCGCGATCGGAGACAGCGCTACCACTGTTACAATTGCCGCGACTATCGCTGCAGCAGAGGCTGCCATCAAAGGCGGCAATGCTAACATCGATACGGTAACCGCAAACGGCGCGGATGTTACTGTTACGTACAAGAACACTGCCGGGGATGTCGCCAACATCACCGTGATCGACAAGGGCTTGTCCACCGGTGCGATCTTCAGTGCTGTTTCTGAAATCACGAAGGGTGCCGCCGCATCGGCCGCCACCATTGGTGACGGTGGCGATGCAGCGGGAGCTGACATCCTGACGGGTGGTGCCGGCAACGATACGTTCCGCTTCGTTGCTGGTACGTCGCATGACACCGTTACGGACAGCATCACCGATTTGAACCTTGGTTCAGACGTTGTCGCTGGTCAGGTCGATACGCTCGTCTTCCAGAATGCTGGTGCCACGGTCTCGGTCGTTACCCTTGCTGATGGTGTTCAGGCGAACGTAACCGCCGCGGCCAGCCTGACAGCTGCTGCTGGGTTGGTGGCCGCTGCTGCCGCCACCGACGGTGCAACAGCTCTGTTCACCTACGGTACTGATAGCTACGTCTTCCACAATGTGGATGGCAATGGCA